In a single window of the Rhodamnia argentea isolate NSW1041297 chromosome 2, ASM2092103v1, whole genome shotgun sequence genome:
- the LOC115737607 gene encoding formin-like protein 5 codes for MEEDDADTPPFWLQTSANPRRTRRGSSALLPGPGVLLLLFLAAFIAFVFFVVPPFLSLSSKIFRPHSVKKSWDSLNLVLVLFAIICGFLSRSNHGEDGGSPGSYPRSDLQKSSSSSNPATPYTGYDSYDRRSSERNEYGFSSSSFGRMRNSSSYPDLRAQDSPWAYGEGRRRFYDDTHLVAGRGVGSEPVYSRRRWKEEDDDEEEKKFEIKRVVADDSRDRSAAVEKMEVPVTPPPSAPPPPPPPRVRASGNKRKPKRTYETVAHKPKDEVEKPPAAPPPPPPPPPKPVFHPMEEGSGKKRGGSVTKEFLSSLKMRRKKQRQKSAENFEALLGSQPLPSSSRLPPPPPPPPPPPPPSVFHTLFPSKKGKTRKVLPAPPPPPPVPPPPAAQRKTRARPPAFSQSTANLITINKSHAPVTTTLNYESSDDNINSGNQSPLIAIPPPPPPPPFKVPSWKFPVRGDYVRIKSTNVWHHGSPDTEDEEGDDEASVSGITESPSNASSEATSPAFCPSPDVDTKADNFIARFRAGLNLEKANSLKQRRSNLAPERTG; via the exons ATGGAAGAAGACGACGCCGACACGCCACCCTTCTGGCTCCAGACCTCCGCCAACCCGCGCCGGACCCGCCGCGGCTCGTCCGCCCTCCTCCCCGGCCCCGGCGTCCTCCTCCTGCTCTTCCTCGCCgccttcatcgccttcgtcttcttcgtcgtcCCGCCCTTCCTCAGCCTCTCTTCCAAGATCTTCAGACCCCATTCCGTCAAGAAGAGCTGGGACTCTCTCAACCTCGTACTCGTCCTCTTCGCCATCATCTGCGGGTTCCTCAGCAGATCCAACCACGGCGAAGACGGGGGGTCGCCGGGTTCGTACCCGAGGTCGGACTTGCAgaagtcgtcgtcgtcgtcgaacCCGGCGACGCCATACACGGGGTATGACAGCTACGATCGTCGGAGCTCCGAGCGGAACGAATATGGGTTCTCCTCGAGCTCGTTTGGGAGGATGAGAAACAGCAGCTCGTACCCCGATCTGAGGGCGCAGGACTCCCCGTGGGCTTACGGCGAAGGACGGCGGAGATTCTACGACGATACCCATCTTGTCGCGGGTCGGGGTGTCGGGTCGGAACCCGTCTATTCCAGGAGAAGATGGAAAGAGGAAGATGACgacgaagaagagaagaagttCGAGATCAAGCGTGTAGTTGCCGATGATAGTCGCGATCGTAGTGCTGCAGTCGAGAAAATGGAAGTTCCAGTCACGCCACCGCCGTCTgctccgccgccaccgccgc CGCCGCGAGTTCGGGCATCTGGAAATAAACGGAAGCCGAAGAGGACTTATGAGACTGTTGCGCACAAGCCTAAGGATGAGGTTGAAAAACCGCCAgcggcgccgccgccgccaccgccgccgccgccaaagCCCGTGTTTCACCCGATGGAGGAGGGGAGTGGGAAAAAGAGAGGTGGATCGGTGACCAAGGAGTTCTTGAGCTCACtgaagatgaggaggaagaagcagaGACAAAAGAGCGCCGAGAACTTCGAGGCCCTCCTCGGCTCCCAGCCACTGCCGTCATCTTCCCGCCTTCCGcccccgccaccaccaccgccacccccACCACCTCCGTCTGTGTTCCACACTCTGTTCCCATCCAAAAAGGGCAAGACAAGGAAAGTTCTCCCGGCTCCGCCACCTCCGCCGCCAGTTCCACCGCCTCCGGCAGCTCAGCGCAAGACCAGGGCAAGACCACCTGCATTTTCTCAGTCGACCGCAAATTTGATCACCATCAACAAATCTCATGCTCCCGTGACAACGACACTAAACTACGAGTCTTCGGATGACAACATCAACAGCGGCAACCAGTCGCCGTTGATCGCGAtccctccacctcctcctccgccaccttTCAAGGTGCCGTCATGGAAGTTTCCTGTGCGCGGCGACTACGTGAGGATCAAGAGCACGAACGTCTGGCACCATGGTTCGCCAGATACCGAGGACGAGGAGGGCGACGATGAGGCCAGCGTCTCAGGGATCACTGAGAGCCCGTCCAACGCGTCATCGGAAGCGACGTCGCCGGCCTTCTGTCCGAGCCCGGACGTGGACACGAAGGCGGACAATTTCATCGCGAGATTCAGAGCTGGGTTGAACCTGGAGAAGGCGAACTCCCTGAAGCAGAGGAGGTCCAATTTGGCCCCAGAAAGAACAGGATGA
- the LOC115737591 gene encoding nuclear transcription factor Y subunit A-3-like, with protein sequence MSWYVTSSPFWEVSTISHSELEPMPKGLSVKTGVPVQHSCGFKQYLQEQDSCSTQSTGQSYSELPNIGGITDYSQATVSEQTEHGETEGQSVRGQAKSVLSMGTQDLIFQPLEVCIPLQYADPSFGGFTPAAYGPRAMISYPRMARTIPSRLPLPFDMTREEPIYVNAKQYHGILRRRQYRAKLEAENKLIKDRKPYLHESRHYHALRRARGSGGRFLSKDQKKSKFTSLNHESNVTSTAKVSSASDLLNSEVCQLKDDRDTGTATSCSETTHTTTSSEAIPESNFRFFGQPWHVRTTSDPSCDIHYSGDICHLSLPGDT encoded by the exons ATGTCCTGGTATGTCACTAGTAGCCCATTTTGGGAGGTTTCCACCATATCGCACTCAGAACTTGAGCCAATGCCAAAAGGTTTGAGTGTAAAGACAGGAGTTCCAGTGCAACATTCTTGTGGCTTCAAACAATATCTTCAAGAGCAGGACTCATGTTCTACTCAATCGACGGGTCAATCATACAGTGAATTGCCTAATATAGGAGGAATTACTGACTATAGCCAAGCCACAGTTTCTGAACAGACAG AACATGGTGAAACTGAAGGGCAATCTGTCAGAGGACAAGCTAAATCAGTCTTGTCAATGGGAACTCAAGATTTAATCTTCCAGCCTTTAGAG GTGTGTATCCCACTCCAATATGCGGACCCATCTTTCGGTGGGTTTACACCTGCTGCTTATGGGCCACGGGCAATG ATCTCTTACCCTCGAATGGCTCGAACAATACCTTCTCGACTGCCTCTGCCCTTTGATATGACGCGAGAAGAACCAATCTATGTAAATGCAAAACAGTATCATGGTATTCTCAGGAGAAGACAGTACCGCGCGAAGCTCGAGGCCGAAAACAAGCTCATCAAGGATAGAAAG CCTTACCTTCACGAATCTCGGCATTATCATGCATTAAGAAGAGCAAGAGGATCTGGCGGGCGTTTTCTCTCGAAGgatcagaaaaaatcaaaatttacctCCCTTAATCATGAATCAAATGTCACAAGCACAGCAAAGGTGTCTTCAGCCAGTGATCTACTGAATTCAGAGGTGTGTCAGCTGAAAGATGACAGAGACACTGGCACCGCTACCTCTTGCTCTGAAACGACACATACCACCACCAGTAGTGAGGCTATCCCAGAATCAAATTTTAGGTTCTTTGGTCAACCTTGGCATGTGAGGACCACGTCTGATCCTTCTTGTGACATTCATTATAGTGGGGATATTTGCCATCTTTCTCTGCCAGGTGACACATGA
- the LOC115737480 gene encoding polyadenylate-binding protein-interacting protein 3-like isoform X1 — protein sequence MNFQQLAHPKSSANGIGRRKGEREGGMRLDNRLHSGKSGISKAGSTGSMADSKAGGNLSPSHDRLVYFSTHLIGHHVEVQVKNGSIYSGIYHAANVDKDMGIILKMARMIKDGSVQLPRANTESLDKAFAKTLVIPAKELVQVIAKDFSVAGDGLSNELQSEKQQEILIDSYISQARHVDLERELKPWMPDEDDPQCPELENVFDGPWDRGWDQFEVNEVLFGVKSTFNEDLYTTKLERGPQMRELEREAGRIAREIEGEETQDLHLAEERGVRFPESFDIDEETRFSSVYRGGVVDDSGYEEEEDILLDSWNNETFGSGPASEPVSARSSSTDGPETSQSSVGADLSQTGADHAGRLSSELTCKSVLASDDDNRVQERSLSEQRGHTELDDAGKLPPAKDTRISKAEDSISLSKGKSGSSFKGAVLSKPAAPASSTVAFKDHNKINSRGDLLETPTLVKSGETQYMDSHGRPGSSTSSTSDRFGAASASTGVGLTPSSSVGSLSSEKSNLNPHAKEFKLNPNAKSFVPSQTPVRPLSPVADGSFYYPANMSGVPQMHSMPVGVGNMQIGPFVGHQPVIFNTQVPPQSPQAYLHPNGPHYGQHMLVAHPRQLSYMPSFPQDMPYKGRDF from the exons ATGAACTTCCAACAACTTGCCCATCCCAAGTCTTCTGCTAATGGAATTGGCCGTCGTAAAGGTGAAAGAGAAGGAGGAATGAGGCTGGACAATAGGCTGCATTCTGGAAAATCTGGCATCAGCAAAGCAGGCAGCACAG GTTCCATGGCTGACAGCAAAGCTGGAGGCAATTTAAGCCCATCCCATGATAGATTAGTGTACTTCTCAACACACCTCATAGGTCATCATGTGGAAGTCCAGGTGAAAAATGGATCCATATATTCTGGAATATATCACGCTGCAAATGTCGATAAAGATATGG GGATAATCTTGAAAATGGCTCGCATGATAAAAGATGGGTCTGTTCAGTTGCCTAGGGCTAATACTGAGTCCCTTGACAAGGCTTTTGCAAAGACTCTGGTAATACCTGCCAAAGAACTTGTCCAAGTCATTGCGAAG GACTTCTCTGTAGCTGGGGATGGATTGTCAAATGAGCTTCAATCTGAGAAACAGCAGGAGATCTTGATTGACTCCTATATATCACAAGCGCGTCACGTTGATTTGGAGAGAGAACTAAAACCTTGGATGCCTGATGAAGATGATCCCCAGTGTCCTGAACTGGAGAATGTCTTTGATGGCCCATGGGATAG gGGGTGGGATCAATTTGAGGTGAATGAAGTTTTATTTGGAGTGAAAAGCACCTTTAATGAAGATCTGTATACTACTAAACTCGAGAGAGGCCCTCAGATGCGGGAGTTGGAGAGAGAGGCTGGAAGAATTGCGAGGGAAATAGAAGGTGAGGAGACTCAAGATCTTCATCTGGCAGAG GAAAGAGGAGTTCGTTTCcctgaaagttttgacattgaCGAGGAGACAAGATTTTCTTCAGTCTATAGAGGTGGGGTGGTTGATGATAGTGGatatgaagaggaggaggatatCCTTTTGGATTCTTGGAATAATGAAACATTTGGCAGTGGCCCTGCTTCTGAACCAGTATCAGCAAGATCTTCATCCACG GATGGGCCTGAAACTTCTCAATCTAGTGTTGGTGCTGATTTGTCTCAGACCGGTGCTGATCATGCTGGTCGGTTGTCATCTGAACTCACCTGCAAGAGCGTTCTTGCATCGGATGATGATAACAG GGTACAGGAGAGATCATTGAGTGAACAAAGAGGACATACTGAGTTAGATGATGCTGGGAAGCTGCCA CCTGCAAAGGACACCAGGATATCAAAAGCTGAGG ATTCCATCTCATTGTCGAAAGGAAAGAGTGGCTCCTCTTTTAAAGGGGCCGTATTGTCCAAGCCCGCAGCTCCTGCTTCTTCTACTGTTGCCTTCAAGGATCATAATAAGATAAATTCTCGCGGTGATCTATTGGAGACACCTACTTTGGTAAAAAGTGGAGAAACACAGTACATGGATTCTCATGGACGGCCTGGTAGCTCTACATCATCTACTTCTGATCGTTTTGGTGCTGCATCAGCTTCTACTGGCGTTGGCTTGACTCCCAGTTCATCTGTAGGTTCCTTATCCTCTGAAAAATCCAACTTGAACCCTCATGCTAAG GAATTCAAGCTGAATCCAAATGCAAAGAGTTTTGTTCCTTCTCAGACACCTGTTAGACCTCTGTCCCCTGTTGCAGATGGCTCCTTCTACTATCCAGCTAATATGTCTGGGGTACCCCAAATGCACAGCATGCCTGTAGGAGTTGGA AATATGCAGATAGGGCCTTTCGTGGGACACCAGCCTGTAATTTTTAATACACAAGTTCCCCCTCAATCACCACAAGCATATTTACACCCAAATGGTCCTCAT TATGGACAGCATATGCTTGTAGCCCATCCAAGACAGTTGTCTTACATGCCAAGCTTTCCACAG GACATGCCATATAAAGGACGAGACTTTTAG
- the LOC115737480 gene encoding polyadenylate-binding protein-interacting protein 3-like isoform X2: MNFQQLAHPKSSANGIGRRKGEREGGMRLDNRLHSGKSGISKAGSTGSMADSKAGGNLSPSHDRLVYFSTHLIGHHVEVQVKNGSIYSGIYHAANVDKDMGIILKMARMIKDGSVQLPRANTESLDKAFAKTLVIPAKELVQVIAKDFSVAGDGLSNELQSEKQQEILIDSYISQARHVDLERELKPWMPDEDDPQCPELENVFDGPWDRGWDQFEVNEVLFGVKSTFNEDLYTTKLERGPQMRELEREAGRIAREIEGEETQDLHLAEERGVRFPESFDIDEETRFSSVYRGGVVDDSGYEEEEDILLDSWNNETFGSGPASEPVSARSSSTDGPETSQSSVGADLSQTGADHAGRLSSELTCKSVLASDDDNRVQERSLSEQRGHTELDDAGKLPPAKDTRISKAEDSISLSKGKSGSSFKGAVLSKPAAPASSTVAFKDHNKINSRGDLLETPTLVKSGETQYMDSHGRPGSSTSSTSDRFGAASASTGVGLTPSSSVGSLSSEKSNLNPHAKEFKLNPNAKSFVPSQTPVRPLSPVADGSFYYPANMSGVPQMHSMPVGVGIGPFVGHQPVIFNTQVPPQSPQAYLHPNGPHYGQHMLVAHPRQLSYMPSFPQDMPYKGRDF; encoded by the exons ATGAACTTCCAACAACTTGCCCATCCCAAGTCTTCTGCTAATGGAATTGGCCGTCGTAAAGGTGAAAGAGAAGGAGGAATGAGGCTGGACAATAGGCTGCATTCTGGAAAATCTGGCATCAGCAAAGCAGGCAGCACAG GTTCCATGGCTGACAGCAAAGCTGGAGGCAATTTAAGCCCATCCCATGATAGATTAGTGTACTTCTCAACACACCTCATAGGTCATCATGTGGAAGTCCAGGTGAAAAATGGATCCATATATTCTGGAATATATCACGCTGCAAATGTCGATAAAGATATGG GGATAATCTTGAAAATGGCTCGCATGATAAAAGATGGGTCTGTTCAGTTGCCTAGGGCTAATACTGAGTCCCTTGACAAGGCTTTTGCAAAGACTCTGGTAATACCTGCCAAAGAACTTGTCCAAGTCATTGCGAAG GACTTCTCTGTAGCTGGGGATGGATTGTCAAATGAGCTTCAATCTGAGAAACAGCAGGAGATCTTGATTGACTCCTATATATCACAAGCGCGTCACGTTGATTTGGAGAGAGAACTAAAACCTTGGATGCCTGATGAAGATGATCCCCAGTGTCCTGAACTGGAGAATGTCTTTGATGGCCCATGGGATAG gGGGTGGGATCAATTTGAGGTGAATGAAGTTTTATTTGGAGTGAAAAGCACCTTTAATGAAGATCTGTATACTACTAAACTCGAGAGAGGCCCTCAGATGCGGGAGTTGGAGAGAGAGGCTGGAAGAATTGCGAGGGAAATAGAAGGTGAGGAGACTCAAGATCTTCATCTGGCAGAG GAAAGAGGAGTTCGTTTCcctgaaagttttgacattgaCGAGGAGACAAGATTTTCTTCAGTCTATAGAGGTGGGGTGGTTGATGATAGTGGatatgaagaggaggaggatatCCTTTTGGATTCTTGGAATAATGAAACATTTGGCAGTGGCCCTGCTTCTGAACCAGTATCAGCAAGATCTTCATCCACG GATGGGCCTGAAACTTCTCAATCTAGTGTTGGTGCTGATTTGTCTCAGACCGGTGCTGATCATGCTGGTCGGTTGTCATCTGAACTCACCTGCAAGAGCGTTCTTGCATCGGATGATGATAACAG GGTACAGGAGAGATCATTGAGTGAACAAAGAGGACATACTGAGTTAGATGATGCTGGGAAGCTGCCA CCTGCAAAGGACACCAGGATATCAAAAGCTGAGG ATTCCATCTCATTGTCGAAAGGAAAGAGTGGCTCCTCTTTTAAAGGGGCCGTATTGTCCAAGCCCGCAGCTCCTGCTTCTTCTACTGTTGCCTTCAAGGATCATAATAAGATAAATTCTCGCGGTGATCTATTGGAGACACCTACTTTGGTAAAAAGTGGAGAAACACAGTACATGGATTCTCATGGACGGCCTGGTAGCTCTACATCATCTACTTCTGATCGTTTTGGTGCTGCATCAGCTTCTACTGGCGTTGGCTTGACTCCCAGTTCATCTGTAGGTTCCTTATCCTCTGAAAAATCCAACTTGAACCCTCATGCTAAG GAATTCAAGCTGAATCCAAATGCAAAGAGTTTTGTTCCTTCTCAGACACCTGTTAGACCTCTGTCCCCTGTTGCAGATGGCTCCTTCTACTATCCAGCTAATATGTCTGGGGTACCCCAAATGCACAGCATGCCTGTAGGAGTTGGA ATAGGGCCTTTCGTGGGACACCAGCCTGTAATTTTTAATACACAAGTTCCCCCTCAATCACCACAAGCATATTTACACCCAAATGGTCCTCAT TATGGACAGCATATGCTTGTAGCCCATCCAAGACAGTTGTCTTACATGCCAAGCTTTCCACAG GACATGCCATATAAAGGACGAGACTTTTAG